The following coding sequences are from one Gigantopelta aegis isolate Gae_Host chromosome 15, Gae_host_genome, whole genome shotgun sequence window:
- the LOC121389775 gene encoding uncharacterized protein LOC121389775 codes for MAASAINQYHYLCKLALRKRIELKGLTSLLKERTEDDLRYRWDDKVHDIQEARRIEVSTAILHQMETEYKQPLDLSDMENEDHKAVIKRMGMSEAKEYNRIIQDMKSNQIKHDIEALKAEVAEKGVSYVPINADLRILRDGTEHVDSRVHKICETVLGKIDAILQKDMAIKYNLQTPPKHISELEKRFLRRLRPKGEHDSTFSPVILRLFWLCAEERLDERIKKFHENPSAVEINSGEHGKYKFYLSSPNVPRRLKQKATSFLHELERADRNPETPMI; via the exons ATGGCTGCTTCGGCAATAAACCAATATCATTACCTATGTAAGTTAGCCCTCAGAAA ACGTATTGAGCTGAAGGGTTTAACATCACTCCTGAAAGAACGAACTGAAGATGATCTGAGATACCGATGGGACGATAAGGTGCATGACATCCAGGAAGCCAGACGGATTGAAGTCAGTACCGCGATTCTACACCAGATGGAAACCGAATACAAACAACCTTTGGACCTAAGTGACATGGAAAACGAAGACCACAAAGCGGTTATTAAACGAATGGGGATGTCAGAAGCGAAAGAGTACAACCGGATTATCCAGGACATGAAAAGTAATCAGATAAAGCACGACATAGAAGCTCTAAAGGCGGAAGTGGCCGAAAAGGGCGTCTCGTATGTCCCTATAAATGCAGATTTGCGCATCTTGAGAGACGGAACAGAACATGTTGACAGTCGGGTCCACAAAATCTGCGAAACAGTACTTGGGAAAATTGACGCCATTCTGCAAAAAGATATGGCAATAAAGTACAACCTCCAAACGCCACCGAAGCATATATCAGAACTGGAAAAACGATTCCTGCGTAGATTGAGACCAAAGGGAGAACACGACAGCACCTTTTCACCCGTCATTCTCAGGCTGTTTTGGCTTTGTGCAGAAGAACGTTTGGACGAGCGAATAAAGAAGTTTCACGAAAACCCGTCCGCTGTGGAGATAAACAGCGGAGAGCACGGGAAGTACAAGTTTTACTTGAGCAGTCCTAATGTCCCCAGGCGTCTAAAACAGAAAGCAACTAGCTTCCTTCATGAATTGGAACGAGCAG ATCGCAACCCAGAGACGCCAATGATATGA
- the LOC121390786 gene encoding piRNA biogenesis protein EXD1-like, producing MTSSYTIIDRVDRARTAVQELMKEDYVSVDADGVSMSKTGPLTVLQVGKKDGHVFLFDVLTCPQIFKDGGLQDLLEGVQVLKVMHASSNDSTSLKCQFDILLQNVFDTQVADRLIEENQGRQLPPKAKLLDVCEKYGVDVSSMKKKGDIEINGRKPMGSTGNTVCLQKR from the exons ATGACGTCATCCTACACTATAATAGACCGAGTGGACAGGGCAAGAACTGCCGTCCAGGAACTGATGAaagaagactacgtgtcagttGACGCTGACGGGGTTAGCATGTCGAAGACAGGACCTCTAACTGTACTACAAGTGGGCAAAAAGGACGGTCACGTCTTTCTCTTTGATGTTCTGACATGTCCTCAAATATTTAAAGATGGTGGATTACAGGACTTGTTAGAGGGCGTACAAGTTCTGAAG GTGATGCACGCATCGTCCAACGACAGCACTTCACTGAAATGTCAGTTTGACATCTTACTACAGAACGTCTTTGATACGCAG GTTGCAGATCGGTTGATAGAAGAGAACCAAGGGAGACAACTCCCACCCAAAGCAAAGTTACTTGACGTTTGTGAGAAATATGGCGTCGATGTATCTTCAATGAAGAAGAAAGGTGACATTGAG ATAAATGGACGAAAACCGATGGGGAGTACTGGGAACACCGTCTGTTTACAGAAGAGATGA
- the LOC121390784 gene encoding uncharacterized protein LOC121390784, protein MVDQAVKSSGKLNPVLFDEFVHLEKPFATNDERYRYLHDLQLSGPVDILRFSPGGSSTTTVCLCQVEEDRCETQILTEGALFLQKMRNNLKEFHTRTQRRLFKEKPKNVACILPSVADVLYKELALDATAHPSTQKRIRFIFLGETGLIKDLRSLNPGRPSNVYDTFFDALAGIVENIAAADDRRHGTAHMSEFISLEEMINKARDVCPEGTPIPSKSLVRLQFAPKKPYAKVALNFTSRIKVQYKIQRRQLRLTHPDDHFCNAQFRYLKERAIKLKNNCTLMFCDDKAKVPYGEPGSSVSTGVRGKVSIVPTSTTLVALDHDMTKASLTPSVVLDCNIPESIDKSFVQGRVTTVINDSIFQTASPFRHAIVLAKVMKQKKDIPPVLLKFTDGGTDQRKTLESVKCASIYLFKNLNLDMLLLGRCAPGHRYVNPAERVMSILNIGLQNVSLEQAKSSDEVEALLKKCNSVADIRTMATKNPHIKPAWLELVQPLQSLIQNRFLRLKLKEEPIGVLNPVTDEELEEFKHGLSELFPDLQLDKLQKVHTSKVESYNNWMDNHCRIRHYTFQIRKCHDQGRCSAPRLSWEQLEWLPDPVLDETGNHYKTYHDVQHIDTTESDRPSISCKKPAVKRACEQISDSETEVDPMIPEPDPHLCTIQNARALAVCVECRKPRMVYAHLKLSERQTISVALSISEFDYTCGAPILPPTHSLVKKVMCRTAMNCSTHVELAFYGRPDMWKTDICCHCGAEGAEVNLDLKKNYKTVLPQCISCTQEGKQPVVQRPFGVKK, encoded by the coding sequence atggTTGACCAAGCCGTTAAGTCTTCTGGTAAGCTGAATCCAGTACTCTTCGATGAATTTGTTCACTTGGAAAaaccatttgcaacaaatgatGAACGCTATCGGTACTTGCATGATCTTCAACTGTCTGGCCCAGTAGATATACTGCGTTTCAGCCCTGGAGGATCAAGTACAACAACAGTTTGCTTGTGTCAAGTTGAAGAAGATAGATGTGAAACTCAAATTCTAACTGAAGGTGCCCTATTCCTGCAAAAAATGAGGAACAACTTGAAGGAGTTTCACACAAGAACTCAAAGACGGTTGTTTAAAGAAAAACCGAAAAATGTGGCATGCATTTTGCCCTCCGTGGCAGATGTCCTGTATAAAGAGCTTGCTCTTGATGCGACTGCTCATCCTTCAACCCAAAAACGTATCCGTTTTATATTCTTGGGAGAAACAGGCCTTATCAAAGATTTGCGAAGTTTAAATCCTGGTCGACCAAGTAATGTGTATGACACTTTCTTTGATGCATTGGCAGGAATTGTGGAGAATATTGCTGCGGCTGATGATCGACGCCATGGTACAGCACACATGTCTGAGTTTATTTCATTGGAGGAAATGATTAACAAAGCAAGGGATGTCTGTCCTGAGGGAACCCCGATACCTTCAAAGAGTTTAGTGCGACTGCAGTTTGCCCCTAAAAAACCCTATGCAAAGGTTGCGCTCAATTTCACCAGTCGGATAAAGGTGCAATACAAAATTCAACGTCGCCAACTCCGTCTTACTCATCCAGATGACCATTTCTGTAATGCCCAGTTTCGATACTTAAAGGAGCGAGCTATCAAGTTGAAGAACAATTGTACCCTCATGTTTTGCGATGATAAAGCCAAAGTACCATATGGTGAACCTGGAAGTTCAGTGTCAACGGGTGTCAGAGGAAAAGTGAGTATTGTGCCAACATCCACAACCCTGGTTGCCTTAGATCACGATATGACCAAAGCATCCCTGACCCCATCGGTTGTTCTTGACTGCAATATACCTGAAAGTATTGACAAGTCCTTTGTTCAAGGAAGGGTAACAACTGTTATCAATGACTCCATCTTTCAGACAGCATCACCATTTCGTCATGCTATAGTCCTTGCCAAAGTGATGAAACAAAAAAAGGATATCCCTCCTGTATTGTTGAAATTTACGGATGGAGGAACAGATCAGAGAAAAACCCTAGAGAGTGTCAAGTGTGCTTCAATTTAccttttcaaaaatttaaatctgGATATGTTACTTTTAGGAAGGTGTGCACCAGGTCATAGATATGTCAATCCAGCAGAAAGAGTAATGAGCATCTTGAATATTGGGTTACAAAATGTATCACTTGAGCAAGCAAAATCTTCTGATGAAGTAGAAGCATTGCTGAAAAAGTGCAACAGTGTGGCTGATATCAGAACCATggcaacaaaaaacccacatattAAGCCTGCTTGGCTTGAACTTGTACAACCTCTACAGTCTTTGATACAGAATCGATTTCTGCGTCTGAAGTTGAAGGAAGAACCTATTGGAGTGCTAAATCCTGTAACTGATGAGGAACTAGAGGAATTTAAGCATGGTCTCTCTGAACTGTTTCCCGATCTGCAGCTTGACAAACTACAGAAAGTTCACACTTCAAAAGTAGAGTCCTACAACAACTGGATGGACAACCATTGCCGAATACGCCACTACACCTTCCAAATAAGGAAGTGCCATGATCAAGGTCGCTGCTCAGCCCCAAGACTTTCGTGGGAACAGCTTGAGTGGTTGCCAGACCCAGTGCTTGATGAGACCGGCAACCATTATAAAACATATCATGATGTTCAACACATCGACACCACTGAGAGTGATCGACCATCAATAAGTTGCAAAAAGCCTGCTGTGAAAAGAGCGTGTGAACAAATATCTGACTCTGAAACTGAAGTGGACCCAATGATTCCTGAGCCAGATCCCCATCTGTGCACTATTCAAAATGCCAGAGCATTGGCCGTTTGTGTGGAGTGCCGGAAGCCAAGGATGGTGTATGCTCACCTCAAACTCTCAGAAAGGCAAACCATTTCAGTTGCTTTGTCCATTAGCGAGTTCGACTATACATGTGGTGCACCAATTCTACCACCAACTCACTCCCTTGTCAAAAAGGTCATGTGCCGAACTGCCATGAACTGTTCAACACATGTTGAGCTGGCATTTTATGGCAGACCAGATATGTGGAAAACTGACATATGCTGCCATTGTGGTGCTGAAGGAGCCGAGGTAAATCTTGATCTCAAGAAGAACTACAAAACAGTGTTGCCACAGTGCATTTCTTGCACACAGGAAGGGAAACAACCAGTGGTTCAACGGCCGTTTGGGGTGAAAAAGTAA